Within the Borrelia parkeri genome, the region CTATATTAGCAACTATAAAATCTCTATTCATAAATAACTATCTCGCCAATAAACCAGCAATCTCCCCTAAATCAATATATCCAATAATATCATCTTGCTCACCTTTTATAATCAAATAATCCAACTTATTTAAATACTTAACAACACTTTTGATCTCATCATCTAAACCTAAATTTAAAGAAACAAGATTATTACATTTTTTATTAACAGACAAATCATACAAATTAAAATTATTATTCTCTTTCTCAAGAATGACATTACATTTATCAGTATCACCATTAAGAGTAAAATCCATTTTAATAATATCCTTAATCTTTAAAATATTTAAAACGGGAAGATTTTTAATAAAATTAGCTATAAAATCGGTTTTGGGATCTCTTAATATTTCTAAGGGCCTACCCACCTGAACAATCTCACCATCCTTCATAAAAGCAATTCTATTTCCCAATTTAAAAGCTTCAATCAAATCATGAGTAATAAATACAACCGTCTTTTTTAATTTATCTACCAACCTTAAAAGCTCACACTGCATTTCTCCTCTAATTAAAGGATCAAGAGCTGAAAAAGCCTCATCCATTAAAAGTATATCGGGGTTAACCACTAAAGCTCGTGCTATGCCTACTCTCTGTTTCATTCCACCTGAAAGCTCATTTATATATTTATATTCAGAATCTTCAAGACCCACAAGTTTTAAAATATCAAGGGCTCTTTGAATCCTAATTTTTTTAGGAACATTCTTAACTTCAAGTCCATAAGTCACATTCCTTAAAACATTCATATGTGGAAAAAGCCCAAAATTCTGAAAAACCATGGCAAATTTATCTTTTCTTAAAGCAGAGAGTGCTTTTTGATTAATATCATTCATTTCAATATTATCCACTAAAATAGACCCAGAATCAATTTTGTGTATACCATTCAAACATCTAACAAAAGTAGATTTACCACAACCTGACATACCCATAATAACTAAAATTTCATTCTCATAAACATCAAGACTGATATTTGCATTTGCAATAAAAACAGAAGATTCTTTGTAAATGTCAGATCTATCTTTACCACTCTCATAACTCTTTATAGCCTTAACTATTTGTTTTTTATTTTTATTATAAGAAAATGTTTTATAAAGATTCCTGACTTTAACACTAGCCTTAGACAAAGCAAACTCCTAATGTAAAAACATTATAATTTTATATAAATCAATATTAATTATACTAAAATATCAGAATTTTGATTGACACAAATAAAAATAAGGGTCTTTTAAGAGACCCTTATTGAAAAATCAAATTTATCTAAGCAATGATAATACATACTGAGGCACTTGATTTGCTTGTGCAATCATAGCCATTGCGGATTGTGTCAAAATGCTGTTAGTTGTAGATGCCACAATTTCATCTGTCATTGTTGCATCTTTAATTTGAGCATAAGATGATTTTAAGTTTTCAATAGCATATTCTGTGCTAGCTTTAATAGACTCAAGTCTGTTTTGGAAAGCACCAAGATTTGCTCTTTGATCACTTACCATTCTAATAGCATTTTCTATCTTTGAAAGTGACATATTAGCATCAACAGTAGTTGTAACATTAACTGGTGAATTAACTCCACCTTGAGCTGGAGCTGCTGCTGGTGCTGGAGCAGCTTGAACTCCCTCTTGTTGTGCACCTTCCTGAGCTGGAGAAACCTGCGCACCTTCACCTGCAAAAAGGTTTGCAACATTAGATGCATAAATATTAACAGCAATTGCTTCATCCTGATTTGCACCCACATGTACTCTTAATGTCCATGAAGCTTGTGCTCCAGCTAATGATGCTGGTGTGTTAATTTTTGCAGGTTGCATTCCAAGCTCTTCAGCTGTTTTTATATTCTGAGCAGCTGACTTATTGGACAACATATGCATTTGGTTGTATTGAGCTTGATCAGCAATTCTGTTGATTTCATCTGTAAGTTGCTCAATTTCAATTTGAATAGAACCTCTGTCTGCATCTGAATATGTACCATTACCAGACTGAACAGCAAGTTCTTTCATTCTTACTAATACTTTCTCTACTTCATTTAAATTCCCTTCTGTTGTTTGAATAAAATTTATAGCCTTTGAAGTATTTCTAGAAGCCTGAGATAATCCTCTAATTTGAGCATTAATCTTTCCTGCAACACCCATTCCAGCAGCATCATCAGATGCACGATTAATTCTATGCCCACTAGAAAGTTTTTCTTGAGTTTTTCTAAGATTAGCAGCATTAATGCTATTATTTCTTGAAGCATTTATAGCTGACGTATTATGATTTATGATCATATATCATTTCCTCCGTGATAAATTAATATAATTTTTGATATTTTAGACAAATCCATTTGTCTTTTTAAAAGGATATCACAAAAACAAGAAAAAAATAAATACAATATTAATTTAAATTTGTTATCTGTTTTGCCTCTGCAGATTCAAAGACTTAAGGATTTCCTCTTGCTCCTTCATACGCTTTACAGTGAAATCCAAAGTATTAAGTTCTCCTTCAACCTTCTGCTCTCTTTCCTCATACTTCTTTTTATAATCTTCAACCACATTTTTCTGATTGGGAATTTTAAGATCATAATTTCTGATCTTATTATAAATAAATCCTCCAGAACTTATCAAAGGAGATAGATAATCGCCAAGCATCTTAGCAAGTCCATCATCATAAATGCGGTCATCATTAAAATCAACTGCAAAAAGTTCCTTGACTGAATTAATATTGCTTTGTATTATCTCATTAAATTTTTTCTCGTCAAGCCCTAAATAACGCGAAAGACCCCCTGATGAAGACATAGAATTAGTAAACACCCCTATTTGATTGATAATCGAAAAATTAGGATCATTAGTCCTATAAGAATTAAACATGATTAATTCTAATCTTGATCTAAGATTTTTTAATGCAAACTCCGCCCTAAGGATTCCCAAATTCTTATAAGCTTCTTCCCTCTCTTCATCACTGAAATAGGACCACTCTTCAAGTACATCTGATTTTTGACCTTCCAAATTACTCTCATTTGAACTTACAATATTAATTTCAGCAAGAACCTGATTATAAGCTACCAAAAAATCTAATAAAAGTTTTTTAATTCCCTCATAATCAGGCTCAACTCGAACAACAATAGTATCATCTGATGCTTGTTTTAAATTCAATGTAACATTAGGAATTAAATCATTAACAGTATTCGAATCACGCTCAACATCAACCCCATCAAACTTCACCTTTGCATTTTCTGCAAAGCTCTTGGCATTTATTGGCAAGAACCCATCTCTATTCTTTGGATCAAAGATCTCAATATTGCGAATAACAAAAACCTTATTATTAACTTTATTTTCGATATTGATCTCTTTTAAATCTAAAAGTGAACCAATTTCAACCTCGACTTTTTCAAAATCACTTGCAACATTTATTGGGGGCAATTCCAAGGACTTTGTACCACTATAAATTTTAATCATATTCATCTGAATATACTTTTTCTCTTTTAAAGGAAGTTTATGATCAAATTCAAGATTAATTATACTATCTTCACCCTCAACCTTAGCATCCTCAAATGTAGCCTCGCCAGGATTAAAAACAATCTCGTTTAAAATACCTTTATCATCTGAATCATAATACTTAATTTCAAATTTAATTTTACTTCTACTACTAACCTCAATATTTTCTGGAATACTTATTGAAATCTCTGAGAGAGGCTCTAATACAATATCACCCTTATCAAGAAAAATTTTATTACTACTACTTTGTTGACTATTAATAATTTCTGTTAAATTAGGACTAAAATTTGTTGTAAGCTCACTTAAAATACCTATCTGTTTAGCAAGCTTTAAAGCCTCACCTTTCATGATAAGTTTATTGTTTTCACCTTCCTTTAAAGACCGCAAAATCAACCTACTATTTCCAGCACTATCACTTCTCACAATTTTAGCAGATAAAAACCCCTTGCCTCGATTATTAATATCCTTTACAAGAGACTCAATATCTCCATTATTCCTAATCTTAATCTCTTTATTACCAACTAAAAATACATAGTCTCCTGAAGGAATACTAATCTCTTTTTGTTTGAAATTCGCAGATAAAAAAATATCGGAACTTGCTATCTGATTAACATCAATTTTATAAGTTTCATTTTTAGCTCCATAACGAGCAGATAAAGAGAGAACATCATTATTACTAGAATTACCTGACATGTAATTAAAAGGACTATTAAGAGACGTAATTTGCCTTGCAAGTGAATTTAAAGTAGAAATCTTTTTATTAATCATTTGCCAAGCTCGTTTCTCTTGCTCTAAATTTTCAAGCTTTTTTACAGATGAATCTATCTTTGCCTTATCAGGTTTAAGCATCGATTCACGGATTTCTTTAGTATTATATTTATTATCCACACCTGGAACAAAAAATCCAGAAGACATTACAACACTCCTTAATTAGAAATTTTAACATAAAAAATATAAATTTTTACACACAAAATCATATCTTACTTCAAAACTAACAACAAAGCTTCCATTAAAAGACAAATAAAAAAAACAAGCATCTTTAAAAAAGATATTTGCTTATAGTAAAATTTAAGTTTATAGGAGAGTAAATATGCCAAATTTTTGTTTGTTCAATTCAAAATCTGTTCTGACAGGAAATGATAAAATAGATAATTCAGCAGTCCTTATTAAAGACAGTAAAATCTTTGATATCGTAACAGCTGATCGACTTGAAAAAATTGATCTACAAAACTATGAAATGATTGATGTTAAGGGAAACTATATCACACCTGGTCTTTATGATAATCACATACATGGATTTCACGGATACGGAACAGATCAATGCTCAACAAACTCAATAATTAAGATGTCACAATATTTAGCAGAGTATGGAGTAGTAGGATTTTTACCAACGCTATACCCACGTCCAACTGAAGAAATGATTGAAACAATCAAAGCATGTACCGAAGCAATGGGCAAAGAAAAGGGTGCAAAAATTTTAGGACTTCATCTTGAAGGACCATTTTTCTCTCCTGAAAAAAAAGGCGCCCATCCTACCTCCTATCTTCAACAACCAAGCATTGAGGTTATGAAAAAATTCATAGACGCCGCGGGGGGTCCCTTTACAGATTCGTTCGGAAGAAAAAGAACAAATATTGCAACAATGACCGTTGCACCTGAGCTTAAAGGCATGAGAGAGCTTGCAATGTTTTGCATGGAAAACAACATCACACTTCAAGCAGGACATACTAATGCAAAATATGAAAATATGATTGAGGGCTTTCAAGTAGGCATACTTCATACAACGCACTTTTTCAACGCAATGTCAAAACTTGATCACAGAAATCCAAATGCAATAGGAGCAACTTTAATCCATGGGGATGTATCTTGTGAAATTATTGCTGATGGACATCATATTCATCCAAAACTTGTTTTAATGCTTAGAAAACTTAAAGACATAAGCAAATTAGTGCTTGTAACTGATGGATTAACTCCAACACTACAACCATCTGGAAAATTAATAGCTAATGGAGAAGAAGTATACCTTAACGATGACGGATTATTTCATATCTTAGAAAGCGACACAATTGCAGGATCGGCTCTCACAATGATACAAGGCATTAAAAATTTAGTAGAATTTGGATATAGCTTAAGCGATGCCATTCAAGCAAGTTCATACAATCCAATAAGGATAATTAATCTTGAAAAAAAAGGATTAATATGTCATGGTTATGATGCAAATATAAATGTCCTTGACAAAGACTTAGATTTAAAATTAACAATGATAGAATCAAAAATCATTTTCAATAAACTTTGATTTTATTAATTTATAAATATAAGGAGCAACAAATGAGATTAATCATTAGATCTAACTATAACGACATTTCAAAATGGGCTGCTAATCATGTAGCTA harbors:
- a CDS encoding ATP-binding cassette domain-containing protein; its protein translation is MSKASVKVRNLYKTFSYNKNKKQIVKAIKSYESGKDRSDIYKESSVFIANANISLDVYENEILVIMGMSGCGKSTFVRCLNGIHKIDSGSILVDNIEMNDINQKALSALRKDKFAMVFQNFGLFPHMNVLRNVTYGLEVKNVPKKIRIQRALDILKLVGLEDSEYKYINELSGGMKQRVGIARALVVNPDILLMDEAFSALDPLIRGEMQCELLRLVDKLKKTVVFITHDLIEAFKLGNRIAFMKDGEIVQVGRPLEILRDPKTDFIANFIKNLPVLNILKIKDIIKMDFTLNGDTDKCNVILEKENNNFNLYDLSVNKKCNNLVSLNLGLDDEIKSVVKYLNKLDYLIIKGEQDDIIGYIDLGEIAGLLAR
- a CDS encoding flagellin, encoding MIINHNTSAINASRNNSINAANLRKTQEKLSSGHRINRASDDAAGMGVAGKINAQIRGLSQASRNTSKAINFIQTTEGNLNEVEKVLVRMKELAVQSGNGTYSDADRGSIQIEIEQLTDEINRIADQAQYNQMHMLSNKSAAQNIKTAEELGMQPAKINTPASLAGAQASWTLRVHVGANQDEAIAVNIYASNVANLFAGEGAQVSPAQEGAQQEGVQAAPAPAAAPAQGGVNSPVNVTTTVDANMSLSKIENAIRMVSDQRANLGAFQNRLESIKASTEYAIENLKSSYAQIKDATMTDEIVASTTNSILTQSAMAMIAQANQVPQYVLSLLR
- the fliD gene encoding flagellar filament capping protein FliD → MSSGFFVPGVDNKYNTKEIRESMLKPDKAKIDSSVKKLENLEQEKRAWQMINKKISTLNSLARQITSLNSPFNYMSGNSSNNDVLSLSARYGAKNETYKIDVNQIASSDIFLSANFKQKEISIPSGDYVFLVGNKEIKIRNNGDIESLVKDINNRGKGFLSAKIVRSDSAGNSRLILRSLKEGENNKLIMKGEALKLAKQIGILSELTTNFSPNLTEIINSQQSSSNKIFLDKGDIVLEPLSEISISIPENIEVSSRSKIKFEIKYYDSDDKGILNEIVFNPGEATFEDAKVEGEDSIINLEFDHKLPLKEKKYIQMNMIKIYSGTKSLELPPINVASDFEKVEVEIGSLLDLKEINIENKVNNKVFVIRNIEIFDPKNRDGFLPINAKSFAENAKVKFDGVDVERDSNTVNDLIPNVTLNLKQASDDTIVVRVEPDYEGIKKLLLDFLVAYNQVLAEINIVSSNESNLEGQKSDVLEEWSYFSDEEREEAYKNLGILRAEFALKNLRSRLELIMFNSYRTNDPNFSIINQIGVFTNSMSSSGGLSRYLGLDEKKFNEIIQSNINSVKELFAVDFNDDRIYDDGLAKMLGDYLSPLISSGGFIYNKIRNYDLKIPNQKNVVEDYKKKYEEREQKVEGELNTLDFTVKRMKEQEEILKSLNLQRQNR
- the nagA gene encoding N-acetylglucosamine-6-phosphate deacetylase, whose amino-acid sequence is MPNFCLFNSKSVLTGNDKIDNSAVLIKDSKIFDIVTADRLEKIDLQNYEMIDVKGNYITPGLYDNHIHGFHGYGTDQCSTNSIIKMSQYLAEYGVVGFLPTLYPRPTEEMIETIKACTEAMGKEKGAKILGLHLEGPFFSPEKKGAHPTSYLQQPSIEVMKKFIDAAGGPFTDSFGRKRTNIATMTVAPELKGMRELAMFCMENNITLQAGHTNAKYENMIEGFQVGILHTTHFFNAMSKLDHRNPNAIGATLIHGDVSCEIIADGHHIHPKLVLMLRKLKDISKLVLVTDGLTPTLQPSGKLIANGEEVYLNDDGLFHILESDTIAGSALTMIQGIKNLVEFGYSLSDAIQASSYNPIRIINLEKKGLICHGYDANINVLDKDLDLKLTMIESKIIFNKL